A window of the Xiashengella succiniciproducens genome harbors these coding sequences:
- a CDS encoding geranylgeranylglyceryl/heptaprenylglyceryl phosphate synthase, with product MIYSYIKESVAQKKKLLALLIDPDKCPPEKMEQITEILRQHRPHLLLVGGSLISTPIAPLVDYLKSRLDQPVILYPGNPSHLTPNVDGVLFLSMISGRNPELLIGHHIVAAPFIKQNNIEPIATGYMLIDGGSPTSVEYISQTSPIPAGKPGIAVATAIAGEMLGLKLIYMDAGSGAKNCISAETINMVKQSLNIPLMIGGGISDAGKLRAAFEAGADIAVVGNIFEKDPSLIASFVETTESFKP from the coding sequence ATGATCTATAGTTACATCAAGGAATCTGTTGCACAGAAAAAGAAACTTCTGGCTCTGCTGATCGATCCGGACAAGTGTCCTCCCGAAAAGATGGAACAAATCACGGAGATACTCAGACAACACAGACCTCACCTGCTCCTGGTCGGGGGCAGTCTTATTTCAACCCCCATAGCACCACTTGTAGATTATCTGAAAAGCAGACTAGATCAACCCGTCATACTTTATCCAGGCAATCCTTCGCATCTTACTCCCAACGTTGACGGAGTGTTGTTTCTCTCAATGATTTCAGGACGTAATCCTGAACTCCTGATAGGTCATCATATTGTTGCAGCCCCATTTATAAAGCAGAATAATATTGAACCCATAGCCACCGGATATATGCTGATAGACGGTGGTTCACCTACTTCGGTTGAGTATATTAGCCAGACAAGTCCAATCCCTGCAGGGAAACCGGGCATTGCAGTAGCTACAGCCATAGCTGGCGAGATGCTGGGATTAAAGTTGATATATATGGATGCAGGTAGTGGGGCTAAAAACTGCATAAGTGCAGAAACAATAAACATGGTCAAGCAATCGCTTAATATCCCGCTGATGATAGGAGGTGGGATTTCAGATGCCGGAAAATTAAGGGCAGCCTTCGAAGCAGGAGCGGATATTGCAGTAGTTGGTAATATTTTCGAGAAAGACCCTTCTTTGATTGCATCCTTCGTCGAGACCACAGAGTCATTCAAGCCTTGA